Proteins found in one Candidatus Bathyarchaeota archaeon genomic segment:
- a CDS encoding isocitrate/isopropylmalate dehydrogenase family protein, with protein sequence MKITLYKIVTLPGDGIGPEVMAAAVSILEMLAESKGKIAFEFKELPVGDELKVRTGIAMPPGTVEAVRESDAALFAAVGETAKEVILPLRQELKLYANVRPTKVYPNVPSLREEVDIVMVRENTEGLYKMLGYRGPDWGLNLRIITRQASERIARFAFEYASKNNRSKVTSVHKNNVLDLTCGVFLEACRRIAESYPDMEYQEMIVDACAMKLLLNPGQFDVLVTTNMFGDILSDEAAAIVGGLGMAPSGNIGENCSIFEPVHGSAPDIAGKGIANPIAMILSASMMLEWLGEIEFAKSIDNAVIGVLKEAKTLTPDLGGEATTKQVAAAIAEKIV encoded by the coding sequence GTGAAAATAACCCTATACAAGATCGTAACACTCCCAGGGGATGGTATCGGCCCTGAGGTTATGGCAGCCGCGGTTTCGATCCTGGAGATGCTAGCAGAGAGCAAGGGGAAAATCGCATTCGAGTTCAAGGAACTCCCGGTTGGAGATGAGTTAAAGGTTAGGACGGGTATAGCGATGCCACCGGGAACCGTGGAGGCAGTCCGGGAATCCGATGCTGCCCTTTTCGCTGCGGTCGGAGAGACCGCGAAGGAAGTGATCTTGCCCCTCCGACAGGAGCTTAAGTTATATGCTAACGTTAGACCCACCAAGGTCTATCCAAACGTCCCTTCGCTTAGAGAGGAAGTAGATATCGTTATGGTAAGAGAGAACACAGAAGGGCTATACAAGATGTTAGGGTACAGAGGCCCAGACTGGGGCCTCAATCTCAGGATCATCACAAGGCAGGCGTCAGAGAGAATTGCACGGTTTGCCTTCGAATATGCATCTAAAAACAATCGGAGTAAGGTTACCAGTGTACATAAAAACAACGTACTGGATCTGACTTGCGGGGTCTTCCTTGAAGCCTGTAGGAGGATTGCAGAATCTTATCCCGACATGGAATACCAGGAGATGATAGTTGATGCATGTGCCATGAAACTTCTCTTGAACCCGGGGCAGTTTGACGTCCTTGTGACCACTAATATGTTTGGGGATATACTCTCCGACGAGGCAGCTGCTATCGTCGGAGGACTGGGGATGGCACCATCGGGGAATATTGGAGAGAATTGTAGCATCTTTGAGCCCGTACATGGCAGCGCTCCTGACATAGCTGGGAAAGGCATCGCTAATCCCATTGCGATGATCCTGTCAGCTTCTATGATGCTTGAGTGGCTTGGAGAAATAGAGTTCGCCAAGTCTATCGATAACGCTGTGATCGGTGTTCTGAAAGAGGCGAAGACGCTCACTCCCGACCTAGGGGGCGAGG
- a CDS encoding 3-isopropylmalate dehydratase small subunit, which translates to MVWIFGDDINTDLIIPGKYLELVDPVEMARHAMEGISPNFPNKIQEGDILIGGRNFGCGSSREHAPLALKYAGISIVIAESFARIFYRNSINIGLPALECPGITDAVEEGDTIEVDISGGTIKVNRTYNELRFTPLPEFMVEVLNNGGLAGYLNENMESW; encoded by the coding sequence ATGGTATGGATTTTTGGTGATGACATAAACACCGATCTTATAATTCCTGGAAAATACCTAGAGCTGGTGGACCCCGTGGAAATGGCAAGGCATGCAATGGAGGGCATCAGTCCCAATTTCCCTAATAAAATTCAGGAGGGAGATATTTTAATAGGGGGAAGAAATTTTGGTTGCGGTTCAAGCAGAGAGCATGCACCTCTTGCTTTGAAATACGCAGGGATAAGCATAGTCATAGCCGAGTCTTTTGCCCGTATATTCTACAGGAATTCCATAAATATCGGGCTCCCCGCCTTGGAGTGCCCTGGGATAACGGATGCGGTGGAGGAAGGGGATACTATTGAAGTAGACATCTCAGGGGGAACCATTAAGGTTAATCGCACATACAACGAACTGCGTTTCACTCCCCTTCCGGAATTCATGGTAGAAGTCCTCAACAATGGAGGCCTTGCAGGCTATCTAAATGAAAACATGGAGAGCTGGTGA
- a CDS encoding 3-isopropylmalate dehydratase large subunit, translated as MTSTEDQRGRTISEKILARASEQKDASAGEIVKARVDVAMMPDLTTILSVKAMKAMGRKKVWDNTKIVPILDHVAPASTLMAATVHRDIRAFVKEQGITNFYDVESGVCHQVLPEKGHVKPGYLVIGADSHTCTHGAFGAFATGVGSTDMGAILATGKIWLRVPETIRVQVEGILPEFVTPKDVILKTAGLIGADGATYNALEFHGNTISKMSVSGRMTLCNMAIELGGKAGIVEPDKTTYAYLRDRTDGVFNPVFSDEDASYKMIQDVPVDDLEPQIACPHKVDNVKPISEVEGSAINQSFIGSCTNGRLEDLRVAASILKGKKVHPDTRLLVVPASNEVYLEALKAGIIQTIVESGAIFSNPSCGACFGGHIGLLAPGEIGLTTSNRNFQGRQGSPEAFVYLSSPAVAAASAIKGVITDPRDLR; from the coding sequence ATGACATCGACTGAAGATCAGAGGGGCAGGACGATCTCTGAGAAGATCCTAGCTAGAGCCTCAGAGCAAAAGGACGCATCTGCTGGGGAAATTGTAAAGGCCCGAGTTGATGTCGCGATGATGCCCGACCTCACCACAATCCTATCGGTGAAAGCTATGAAGGCTATGGGTCGGAAAAAGGTTTGGGACAATACCAAAATCGTCCCCATCCTCGACCACGTCGCCCCAGCGTCTACATTGATGGCGGCAACTGTCCACCGAGATATCCGAGCGTTCGTAAAGGAACAGGGAATAACCAACTTTTATGACGTCGAATCTGGAGTTTGTCATCAAGTGCTCCCTGAGAAAGGCCATGTTAAACCCGGATATCTCGTGATTGGTGCAGATTCCCATACCTGCACTCATGGAGCTTTTGGCGCTTTCGCCACAGGGGTAGGTTCAACCGACATGGGGGCAATTCTGGCTACAGGGAAAATTTGGCTTAGGGTTCCTGAGACTATTAGGGTCCAAGTTGAGGGTATTCTTCCTGAGTTTGTGACTCCTAAGGATGTCATCCTAAAAACCGCTGGACTTATTGGGGCTGACGGAGCTACATACAATGCTTTGGAGTTTCACGGAAACACTATCTCCAAGATGAGTGTCTCTGGAAGGATGACACTATGCAATATGGCCATCGAGCTTGGAGGTAAGGCCGGCATCGTGGAGCCCGACAAGACAACGTATGCCTATCTCAGAGACAGGACGGACGGGGTATTCAATCCTGTTTTCTCCGATGAGGATGCCTCTTATAAGATGATACAAGATGTCCCAGTGGACGATCTAGAGCCCCAAATAGCCTGTCCTCATAAAGTAGACAATGTGAAGCCTATCAGTGAGGTTGAGGGCTCTGCGATCAACCAGTCATTTATAGGCTCATGTACCAACGGCAGACTGGAGGACCTCAGAGTTGCTGCATCCATATTGAAGGGCAAAAAGGTCCATCCCGATACCAGACTTTTAGTAGTCCCTGCATCTAATGAAGTCTATCTTGAAGCTCTCAAGGCAGGGATCATCCAAACAATCGTGGAGTCGGGGGCGATTTTCAGTAACCCTAGTTGCGGAGCCTGTTTTGGGGGTCATATAGGGCTCCTGGCGCCAGGCGAGATTGGATTGACAACATCCAACAGGAATTTCCAGGGGAGGCAGGGGAGCCCTGAAGCATTTGTCTATTTATCTTCGCCCGCGGTCGCTGCAGCTTCGGCAATAAAGGGTGTAATCACTGACCCCCGGGACTTAAGGTGA
- a CDS encoding 2-isopropylmalate synthase has translation MSKKEFYLSQYQADLERRAPDNVWIFDTTLRDGEQMPGVTYTVDEKVLIAQQLDELRVPRIEAGFPITSEGETESVRRIAALGLDAQIVALSRPLKEDIDIALKCDVPYIHIFISTSDLHIKTMMKTTREDVIKRSIEGIEYAKDHGVFVEYSPQDATRTEMDFLIEICNAAEDAGAEMLNIPDTVGVMTPRMTYEFFKEVKSSTHVPLSAHAHDDLGQATANTLAAIEAGAEQAHVCVNGLGERAGNTSLEEVVVCLAAQYKIKTGINTKKIADTSALVERLSGVYMPSSTPIIGDNAFSHEAGIHVHGILSHSGNYEILRPEFVGKRSRLVAGKHAGRHGISNMVADLGLEATREQLKEIAAKVKKLGDTGKAITDADLYAIARHVMDLKEEDYVKLQQLLVVTGNTITPTASVTLIVGGKEYKGSGVGNGPIDSAINAIRNVVNGFTSVSLEKFMMKAITGGTDAVADVTVHLKQGDKFVTANGVSGDTVMASVDAILKGMNRLLSKENHDID, from the coding sequence ATGAGCAAAAAAGAGTTCTACCTGAGCCAATACCAAGCTGATCTGGAGCGTCGCGCTCCTGACAATGTCTGGATATTTGACACAACCCTCAGGGATGGAGAACAAATGCCTGGGGTCACATATACTGTAGATGAAAAGGTTTTGATAGCACAACAGCTTGACGAGCTGAGGGTCCCCCGGATCGAGGCGGGATTCCCTATAACTTCTGAGGGTGAAACTGAATCAGTCAGGCGGATAGCAGCCCTTGGGCTTGACGCTCAGATTGTTGCTCTCTCGAGGCCCCTCAAGGAGGATATTGACATAGCCCTCAAATGTGATGTTCCCTATATTCACATATTCATCTCAACTAGTGACCTACATATCAAAACAATGATGAAAACTACAAGAGAGGACGTAATCAAGCGGTCTATAGAGGGCATTGAATATGCCAAGGATCATGGCGTCTTCGTGGAATACAGTCCCCAGGACGCAACACGTACCGAGATGGATTTTCTTATCGAGATTTGCAACGCGGCTGAGGATGCTGGTGCCGAGATGCTGAATATTCCGGATACCGTTGGTGTTATGACCCCCCGGATGACATATGAGTTCTTTAAGGAGGTTAAGTCCTCAACCCACGTCCCCCTCAGCGCCCATGCCCATGATGATCTCGGTCAGGCTACGGCCAATACACTTGCCGCTATAGAGGCGGGTGCGGAGCAAGCCCACGTATGCGTCAACGGATTGGGTGAGAGGGCCGGTAACACCTCTCTCGAGGAGGTTGTGGTCTGCCTCGCGGCCCAATATAAAATAAAGACAGGAATCAATACAAAAAAGATCGCGGATACATCGGCCCTAGTTGAGAGACTAAGTGGTGTCTACATGCCATCCTCAACTCCCATAATCGGAGATAACGCTTTCTCACATGAGGCAGGAATCCATGTACACGGAATCCTGAGTCACTCAGGGAACTACGAGATCCTCCGTCCTGAGTTCGTAGGAAAACGGAGCAGGTTGGTGGCTGGGAAGCATGCAGGAAGGCACGGAATCTCTAATATGGTGGCAGATCTCGGCCTCGAAGCCACTAGAGAACAACTGAAGGAGATTGCGGCCAAGGTTAAGAAGCTTGGAGACACCGGAAAAGCCATTACAGATGCAGACCTTTACGCTATCGCAAGGCATGTAATGGACCTAAAGGAGGAGGACTATGTAAAACTCCAGCAGCTCCTCGTTGTCACAGGGAATACGATTACACCCACAGCCTCAGTTACCCTTATAGTTGGTGGCAAAGAATACAAAGGTTCTGGAGTTGGCAACGGCCCAATAGACTCCGCGATTAATGCTATCAGAAACGTCGTTAATGGATTTACTAGCGTCTCACTTGAAAAGTTCATGATGAAGGCTATAACAGGGGGCACCGACGCAGTCGCAGATGTAACTGTTCACCTTAAACAAGGTGACAAGTTCGTGACTGCGAACGGTGTAAGTGGGGACACCGTGATGGCGAGTGTGGACGCAATCTTAAAAGGGATGAACAGGCTCCTTTCCAAGGAAAATCATGACATCGACTGA